The Burkholderia latens genome segment CTATACGCGCTTCGTGTCGCAGGGCGGCGACTGCGGCTCGGTGATCTCGCACCGGATGGCGATGCAGCGCGTACAGGGCCTGGCCGGCATTCACGTGAACATGCCGGCGACGGTGCCGCCGGACATCGCAACGCTGCTGCAGACGGACGCGCCTGCGCCGGCATCGCTGTCGCCGAAGGAGAAGGCCGCGTACGAGAAGCTCGCGACGTTCTATCGCGACAATTGCGGCTACTCGGCGATGATGGTCACGCGTCCGCAGACGGTCGGCTACGCGCTCGCCGATTCGCCGTCGGGTCAGGCCGCATGGATGTACGACAAGATCTCGCAGTGGACCTACAGCGGCGGCGTGCCCGAACGCTCGATTCCGCGCGACGAGATTCTCGACGACATTTCGCTGTACTGGCTGACCAACACGGCCACGTCGTCCGCGCAGATCTACTGGGAGGATCACTCGAACAACTTCAACGCGGTGGACATCTCGCTGCCGGCGGCGATCACGGTGTTCCCCGGCGAAATCTACCAGGCGCCGCGCAGCTGGGCCGAGCGCAGCTATCACAACCTGATCTATTTCAACGAAGTCGACAAGGGCGGGCATTTCGCGGCGTGGGAAGAGCCGGAACTGTTCGCGCGCGAAGTGCGTGCGGGGTTCCGGCCGCTGCGGCGCGCGTGAGCGTGGCCGGATCGGGCGACGCTCGACGAGCCGGCGCGGGCGACTGCCCCGCGCGCCTGCGCCGGCCGCGAACCGTCGGTTCGCACGCGATTTTGAATCGTTGTTTGTCGGACTCGAACACAGATACGTTGAGATACAAAGCGTCCGGGCGGTTCGGATATAAAACCGGTGACGCGTATCACACGGCGGCGCAATGCCAGGCGCCGCCGGCGTGAACGGCGATACCGGAATTCCTTTCTTTGCGCTTCGACAATGGAGAACGAGTCATGCCCGATACCGTGAAC includes the following:
- a CDS encoding epoxide hydrolase family protein; its protein translation is MSSTPFSPMRRHLLASSVAAGVTAMLPTALHAATGGDGIRPFTAHIPDEALADLRRRIAATRWPGRETVADESQGVRLARMQALLRYWGTDYDWRKGEARLNGFPMFITEIDGLDIHFIHVRSRHANAMPMIMTHGWPGSIFELLKAIGPLTDPTAHGASAYDAFHVVVPSLPGFGFSGRPTKTGWGSDHIARAWGELMARLGYTRFVSQGGDCGSVISHRMAMQRVQGLAGIHVNMPATVPPDIATLLQTDAPAPASLSPKEKAAYEKLATFYRDNCGYSAMMVTRPQTVGYALADSPSGQAAWMYDKISQWTYSGGVPERSIPRDEILDDISLYWLTNTATSSAQIYWEDHSNNFNAVDISLPAAITVFPGEIYQAPRSWAERSYHNLIYFNEVDKGGHFAAWEEPELFAREVRAGFRPLRRA